A single window of Cryptococcus neoformans var. neoformans JEC21 chromosome 3 sequence DNA harbors:
- a CDS encoding chaperone regulator, putative, with protein MSTIVDSRPRGTYIPADCPSCRSEQEYMIPPTFIGGLRVRCSACKQLFTHPQPKPSGSSSSSTSKAAPRTRSIGTDKDPLDLAYYDVLGLDSQCTTEEVKKAYRRLAIKLHPDKNRDDPDAEEKFKEISVAYQVLSDPELRHKYNEFGQKNGGGMSEPAGGFHDPEEVFGKMFGGDRFEVLIGNISIGKDMKEAFQQQHEEDPSDFTIGPNGKPILTPAGAQKKWSREKKVAEEKARQRQARVDQLATHLINKLNIYTEAAKGPQDEMVGASFKEICRLEADDLKDENYGVELLHAIGKTYQAKSSQHLASSQFAPLGWFHGAKSSFNVVSDTVSTLRSAMELKAVFERLQRAEQSGMSADELRKLEEQAAEQGMRTMWKGVKLEVESVVRDTCEKVLSDPTLPKEKLHSRAVALGLMGEAFLAIRKEGETHGEDFVRVETPASKQREASHTTTHAPPPVPPRPENTTSATQDAQLKEKEETLKAAYRAYESKRQGNP; from the exons ATGTCAACCATCGTAGACTCCAGACCGAGGGGCACCTACATCCCTGCTGATTGCCCCAGCTGTCGTTCTGAACAAGAATATATGATCCCTCCGACTTTTATAGGGGGTCTTCGCGTCCGCTGTTCAGC ATGCAAGCAATTATTTACCCACCCCCAACCAAAACCATCTggctcaagctcttcgtCGACATCAAAAGCCGCTCCCCGCACAAGGAGTATTGGGACTGACAAGGATCCGCTCGACCTAGCTTATTATGATGTTTTGGGATTGGACAGTCAGTGTACGACAgaggaggtgaagaaggccTATAGGCGGTTAGCCATAAAGTTACACCCTGACAAG AATCGGGATGACCCAGATGCAGAGGAAAAA TTCAAAGAAATATCTGTGGCATATCAAGTTCTATCGGATCCTGAGCTCCGACACAAATATAATGAATTTGGCCAGAAGAACGGGGGTGGAATGTCAGAGCCTGCTGGCGGATTCCATGACCCAGAGGAGGTGTTCGGCAAGATGTTTGGAGGTGATCGTTTCGAAGTATTGATCGGTAACATTAGTATCG GCAAAGATATGAAGGAAGCattccaacaacaacacgAAGAAGATCCAAGCGATTTTACTATTGGACCCAACGGCAAGCCTATATTGACCCCCGCGGGCGCACAGAAGAAGTGGTCCCGCGAAAAGAAAGttgcagaagagaaggccAGACAGAGGCAGGCTAGAGTCGATCAGTTAGCTACGCATTTGATCAACAAGCTCAATATCTACACGGAAGCTGCCAAAGGACCTCAAGACGAGATGGTTGGAGCGAGTTTCAAGGAAATCTGTCGTTTGGAAGCTGA TGATCTCAAAGACGAAAATTATGGCGTTGAGTTACTACACGCCATAGGGAAGACGTATCAAGCCAAATCTAGCCAGCACCTT GCATCGTCCCAATTTGCTCCATTAGGCTGGTTCCACGGTGCTAAATCCAGTTTCAACGTGGTATCTGATACCGTATCCACTCTTCGTTCAGCAATGGAGCTGAAGGCAGTATTCGAACGGCTCCAAAGGGCTGAGCAAAGTGGCATGTCGGCGGATGAGCTGCGTAAACTCGAAGAACAAGCTGCGGAGCAAGGCATGAGGACGATGTGGAAAGGAGTGAAGCTCGAAGTGGAGAGTGTTGTAAGAGATACGTGTGAAAAGGTTCTGTCAGATCCAACATTGCCGAAAGAGAAGTTGCATTCGAGGGCTGTTGCTTTGGGTTTGATGGGCGAG GCATTCTTGGCTATCCGTAAAGAGGGCGAGACTCATGGGGAAGATTTTGTTAGGGTAGAGACGCCAGCTTCAAAGCAGCGCGAAGCATCCCATACTACCACTCATGCCCCACCGCCCGTTCCTCCTCGCCCCGAAAATACAACCAGCGCAACTCAAGATGCACAGctaaaggaaaaggaggagacaCTAAAGGCAGCGTATCGAGCAT ACGAAAGTAAACGGCAAGGTAATCCATGA
- a CDS encoding transcriptional activator, putative, whose amino-acid sequence MQQLLNPFAQKYPDAVDSTLFTQGVCLAFNRSGPFAGHYLAVGNSHGTVEIWDVETRGVVRILEGHVKAVEGLSWSRNNRYLLSASSDGTAIVWDLSVLPHPLLSPRTPLTGEPHAGPSSARLHTVRFDSPVISASFHPRNSRIILAVLSCGEAVIVDMRKGGGKYRLEDVSDEDETAVNRKRISMTCGDFSPCGSRVYVGTSNGMLIVIDPMTRQILQRAKLANSGIRQLSFDTSGFHLLTSATDRALRLLHIDPLTLSLSPLHRFQDLINRTPWNSIGFSGDAEYVMGGAAHKMAHNVFIWDRESGVLVKVLEGPKEPLIACTWHPTKPIIASITTSGDVHVWQTSSPDNWAAFAPGFEELEENVEYDEREDEFDIEDETELNRRKDLEEDIIIDLLTPQEDAFPRRARPIISLPSNIIFANDDEQLEAMRFIESISNVAKWADREAAVYEDALVSGDGEQEELGEAANGAADGDDWEGFYLSQDLLSDIRSDDAGT is encoded by the exons ATGCAGCAACTCCTCA ATCCGTTCGCGCAAAAGTACCCAGATGCCGTAGATTCCACCCTCTTTACCCAGGGTGTATGCCTCGCTTTCAATCGGTCGGGACCGTTTGCAGGACATTATCTTGCCGTTGGCAATAGCCATGGGACTGTAGAAATCTGGGATGTTGAGACTAGGGGTGTCGTCAGAATACTTGAAGGACATGTCAAAGCTGTTGAAGGACTCAG CTGGTCTCGAAACAATCGCTACCTTCTATCCGCTTCCTCAGATGGTACTGCCATAGTGTGGGATCTTTCTGTGTTACCACATCCTCTTTTGTCGCCTCGTACGCCGTTGACGGGTGAGCCTCACGCAGGCCCGTCCTCAGCCCGGCTTCACACAGTCCGCTTCGATTCGCCTGTGATCAGTGCCTCTTTTCACCCCCGCAACAGTCGAATTATTTTAGCCGTCCTTTCATGTGGTGAAGCAGTTATTGTTGATatgagaaaaggaggaggaaagtaTAGGCTGGAAGACGTTTCAGACGAAGACGAAACAGCTGTCAACAGAAAGCG GATATCAATGACATGCGGAGACTTCTCTCCTTGTGGATCTCGCGTTTATGTTGGAACGTCAAATGGGATGCTGATTGTAATCGACCCGATGACCAGACAG ATCTTACAGCGGGCCAAACTTGCTAATTCTGGGATTCGACAACTATCATTTGATACTTCCGGTTT CCATCTCTTAACTTCTGCTACTGACCGGGCGCTCCGTCTGCTTCATATTGATCCCCTCACCCTCTCATTAAGCCCTCTCCACCGCTTCCAAGATCTTATCAATCGCACACCTTGGAATTCTATTGGATTTTCTGGAGATGCTGAATATGTGATGGGTGGCGCAGCACATAAGATGGCGCACAACGTGTTTATTTGGGATAGAGAGAGTGGTGTCTTGGTCAAGGTGCTTGAAGGGCCTAAAGAACCTCTGATAGCTTGTACT TGGCATCCTACTAAACCGATCATTGCATCAATAACAACATCCGGCGACGTACATGTTTGGCAGACATCATCACCTGATAACTGGGCAGCTTTTGCTCCCGGCTTCgaggagctggaagagaatgTGGAATatgatgagagagaggatgagttCGATATT GAAGATGAGACTGAGCTCAATCGCCGTAAAgatcttgaagaagacatcATTATTGATCTCCTTACCCCTCAAGAAGATGCTTTCCCCCGTAGAGCAAGACCAATTATATCTCTACCGTCTAACATAATCTTTGCCAACGACGATGAACAACTAGAAGCGATGCGATTCATCGAGAGCATTTCCAACGTGGCGAAGTGGGCTGACAGAGAAGCAGCTGTATATGAGGATGCACTTGTgagtggggatggggaaCAGGAGGAATTAGGAGAAGCCGCAAATGGAGCAGCGGATGGAGACGATTGGGAGGGCTTTTATCTTTCTCAAGATCTCCTATCAGACATCAGGAGTGATGACGCCGGAACTTGA